The following are encoded together in the Pedobacter sp. D749 genome:
- a CDS encoding sialate O-acetylesterase, with translation MVLQREKPINIWGYASPGEKVEVTFAGQKKEALADKNGNWRVVLAQLKTATKPQTMTISGSNKIELTNILVGEVWVCSGQSNMEYAMRKLAKIPKPKNEKLGFPSDEVAKAKNNQIRIFLVNRKTLIKPDSVHKSWSEAKDSALRAFSAVGYFYAKEVQGKLGIPVGMISSAIPGSAIEPWISENAFEQEDYFRNQKVGNDPGKFYPTMIEPLTQFKIRGFLWYQGETNCFLNEKISYAYKMKVLINSWRKAWKENDLPFYYVQIAPFNYSKTKGKVPVDENTEPEFWEAQTQLLRLPNTGMISTNDLTDSNEDLHPTYKWEVGRRLALWALAKTYLRKNDFSGPIYKSVSFKNGKALLDFDNLKATSSSPITGFTIAGNDGKFVNADVVVKDGKVIVSSKEIETPVAVRYNWTENPSGNFYSNGLPALPFRTDNPLTKTFKTN, from the coding sequence ATGGTTTTGCAGCGCGAAAAGCCCATCAATATCTGGGGTTATGCTTCACCAGGCGAAAAAGTAGAAGTAACGTTTGCAGGCCAGAAAAAAGAAGCTCTTGCGGATAAAAACGGAAACTGGCGAGTAGTTTTAGCTCAATTAAAAACAGCTACAAAACCTCAAACCATGACCATCAGTGGCTCAAATAAGATTGAACTTACTAATATTCTGGTAGGCGAAGTTTGGGTATGCTCCGGTCAATCGAATATGGAATACGCCATGCGCAAACTGGCCAAGATCCCAAAACCAAAGAATGAAAAACTAGGTTTCCCATCTGATGAAGTGGCAAAAGCAAAGAATAATCAGATCAGAATTTTCCTGGTTAACCGCAAAACTTTGATCAAACCTGATTCTGTCCATAAAAGCTGGAGTGAAGCCAAAGATTCAGCTTTACGTGCTTTTTCAGCTGTCGGTTATTTCTACGCAAAGGAAGTTCAGGGAAAATTGGGTATCCCTGTTGGGATGATCTCTTCAGCCATTCCAGGAAGTGCAATTGAACCTTGGATTTCAGAAAATGCATTTGAACAAGAGGATTATTTCAGAAATCAAAAAGTGGGTAACGATCCCGGTAAATTTTATCCGACCATGATCGAACCTTTAACTCAATTTAAAATCCGCGGATTTCTTTGGTATCAGGGCGAGACCAATTGTTTTCTGAACGAGAAAATCAGCTATGCTTATAAAATGAAAGTATTAATCAATAGCTGGAGGAAAGCCTGGAAAGAAAACGATCTACCATTTTATTATGTTCAGATTGCGCCTTTTAACTACTCCAAAACCAAAGGTAAGGTACCTGTTGATGAAAATACAGAACCCGAATTTTGGGAAGCACAAACACAATTATTGCGTTTGCCAAACACTGGGATGATTTCTACAAACGATTTAACCGACTCGAATGAAGATTTGCACCCAACATACAAATGGGAGGTAGGCAGAAGGTTGGCGCTTTGGGCTTTAGCTAAAACTTACCTTCGAAAAAATGATTTTTCAGGACCTATTTATAAATCAGTTTCATTTAAAAATGGAAAAGCTTTATTGGACTTCGATAACTTAAAAGCAACTTCGTCTAGTCCGATTACCGGTTTTACCATTGCAGGAAACGACGGGAAATTTGTGAATGCTGATGTTGTCGTAAAAGATGGAAAGGTTATCGTTTCTTCAAAAGAAATTGAAACACCGGTTGCCGTGCGTTATAATTGGACGGAAAACCCTTCAGGGAACTTTTATAGCAATGGTTTACCTGCCTTACCTTTCCGTACCGATAATCCACTAACTAAAACTTTTAAAACCAATTAA